A window of Acidobacteriota bacterium contains these coding sequences:
- a CDS encoding pyridoxal-phosphate dependent enzyme, which translates to MMAAMAAVPSPLAMQAAALYLRAYLPPTRLVTMPGLPALKLECELPTGSFKPRGALFSLSRRLKMGPVREVIASSTGNHGAAVAWAAKTLGVPATIFLPAHPNPVKRDNIRGLGARLVEVAAPDISGAAEAATEYARRDGVFYLNDASDPDVPAGTATIGLEMLDQMPDIEAVFVPMGDTALIRGVAAAIKHRKPGVRITGVQAERAPSYALSWRAGHPIGTDRCDTSAGGLATRTPLPENVTAIRMLVDDVRLVSEPAMLAAVRVLHARAGVLAELSGAAAMAAFLQQPVSRAAALVTGANIAPEIRSRAGL; encoded by the coding sequence ATGATGGCTGCTATGGCGGCGGTTCCCAGTCCCCTGGCGATGCAGGCTGCCGCGCTCTACCTGCGCGCCTATCTCCCGCCGACGCGGCTGGTCACAATGCCCGGGCTTCCCGCTCTGAAGCTGGAATGCGAACTGCCTACCGGCAGTTTCAAGCCGCGGGGCGCCCTGTTTTCGCTCTCTCGGCGGCTGAAGATGGGACCGGTCAGGGAAGTGATCGCCTCCAGTACGGGCAATCACGGCGCGGCAGTGGCGTGGGCAGCGAAAACGTTAGGCGTGCCGGCGACCATCTTTTTGCCCGCACATCCCAATCCGGTCAAACGCGACAACATTCGCGGTTTAGGTGCGCGCCTCGTCGAGGTCGCAGCGCCCGATATTTCCGGTGCCGCCGAAGCCGCCACGGAATACGCCCGGCGCGACGGCGTCTTTTACCTGAATGATGCCAGCGATCCTGACGTTCCTGCCGGCACGGCGACAATTGGCCTGGAAATGCTTGATCAGATGCCGGATATCGAAGCCGTTTTTGTTCCCATGGGCGACACAGCGCTGATCCGTGGAGTCGCCGCAGCCATTAAGCATCGGAAGCCGGGAGTCCGCATTACCGGCGTGCAGGCCGAGCGGGCGCCCTCGTATGCCCTGTCATGGAGAGCAGGCCATCCCATCGGCACCGACCGCTGCGACACCAGCGCCGGAGGCCTCGCTACACGCACGCCTCTACCGGAGAACGTGACCGCCATTCGTATGCTGGTCGACGACGTGCGGCTGGTGTCCGAGCCGGCCATGCTTGCCGCCGTGCGTGTGCTCCACGCGCGCGCGGGCGTGCTGGCGGAGTTGTCTGGCGCGGCGGCGATGGCAGCATTTTTGCAGCAACCGGTTTCACGCGCCGCGGCGCTGGTCACCGGGGCCAATATCGCGCCGGAAATCCGCAGCCGGGCGGGGCTCTAA
- a CDS encoding ABC transporter permease, whose translation MPLQDLKVAARTLRKNPVFTLAAVVTIALGIGASTAIFSVTNAVLLRPLPYKNPAQLVVACMDLQARHVRDFPFSNEDFIDMRDQTTSAFQGFAGVFTGRAILPALDGTPEQVRIAVVTTNFFRLTGAHLALGRDFTAQDGLPQPPPPPPGAQGAPTPRLPTMAIVSYSYFERRFGGNPAILGHVMPTQGGLKPVIVGVLAPHFQLYFPPEAQVLPDPQIWFANRLSYNNQNRDSVSIHAIGRLKPGVTLQQAQDAVSRVAAVARQHFLIERTAGYAIRLEPLLGYVTSQVRPAIEALMGAAIFLLLIACANVGNLLLVRASVRERELAVRAVMGASRWRLIRQMLIEALLLAVLGAAGGLLLAWAGMHELLAIAPATLPRLASIRIDGPVLLFTAIAALVAAAIFGTLSAWRASRPETLAVLRGSGRTEGLTHAGMTRRVVAVIEVALAFVLLIGSGLMFRSFRDLEHTNPGFDPQGLLTFQILGGRGGNPAARAAEVRQTEQALEAIPGVQSVSAARPLPLAGGFSPIRWGNLDAGQNASLYQATDFQFVLPGYFEAMHIPLLAGRTFTEADNQPGRNVVVVDQELAHKAFPRGDAIGKQILIRVATPQPVPVEIIGVVAHTRDESLAVPGREQVYFTDAYVGSGVVNNWVIRGTGNVAGLSNEVRATIKRLNPNVLVTGIQPMDALVATMQSSTRFSLLLIGVFAVIALLLAAVGLYGVLATAVRQRTAEFGVRMALGSEPGGIFRLVVGQGLRLTVTGIIAGLVAAVALTRLIGSLLVGVTPTDPATFAAMVVLFFVIAALASWLPAWRASRLDPNAALREQ comes from the coding sequence ATGCCGCTGCAGGATCTAAAGGTCGCCGCGCGCACGCTGCGCAAAAATCCGGTCTTTACACTCGCCGCGGTGGTGACTATCGCGCTCGGCATCGGCGCCAGCACCGCCATCTTCAGTGTCACCAACGCCGTCCTGCTGCGGCCGCTGCCGTATAAGAACCCGGCGCAGTTGGTGGTTGCCTGCATGGACCTGCAGGCGCGCCACGTCCGCGACTTTCCTTTTTCCAACGAAGACTTTATTGACATGCGCGATCAGACGACGAGCGCCTTTCAGGGCTTCGCGGGCGTCTTCACGGGGCGCGCGATCCTGCCGGCGCTCGACGGAACGCCTGAACAAGTGCGCATCGCCGTCGTCACCACCAACTTCTTCCGGTTGACGGGCGCTCACCTCGCGCTCGGCCGCGATTTTACCGCCCAGGACGGCCTGCCTCAGCCGCCGCCTCCACCGCCGGGGGCGCAGGGCGCCCCGACGCCGCGCCTGCCCACGATGGCGATTGTGAGCTACAGCTACTTCGAGCGCCGCTTTGGCGGCAATCCGGCGATTCTCGGTCATGTCATGCCCACGCAAGGCGGCCTCAAGCCGGTCATCGTCGGAGTGCTGGCGCCGCACTTCCAGCTCTACTTTCCCCCCGAAGCGCAGGTGCTGCCCGATCCGCAAATCTGGTTCGCCAACCGTCTAAGTTACAACAACCAAAACCGCGATTCAGTTTCGATCCATGCTATTGGGAGGCTGAAGCCAGGCGTCACCTTGCAGCAGGCGCAGGATGCCGTCAGCCGCGTCGCCGCAGTGGCGCGCCAACATTTTCTGATTGAGCGCACCGCCGGCTACGCGATCCGGCTGGAGCCGCTGCTCGGCTACGTGACCTCGCAGGTGCGGCCGGCCATCGAGGCGCTGATGGGCGCAGCCATCTTCCTGCTGCTCATTGCCTGCGCCAACGTCGGCAACCTTCTACTGGTGCGGGCGTCGGTGCGCGAGCGCGAACTGGCGGTGCGGGCCGTGATGGGGGCGAGCCGCTGGCGCCTGATCCGCCAGATGCTGATCGAGGCGCTGCTGCTCGCGGTGCTCGGCGCCGCTGGCGGCCTGTTGTTGGCCTGGGCGGGGATGCACGAACTGCTGGCCATCGCGCCCGCAACCCTGCCTCGCCTGGCGTCGATCCGTATTGACGGCCCGGTGCTGCTATTTACGGCCATCGCGGCCCTGGTGGCGGCTGCAATTTTCGGAACGCTCTCCGCCTGGCGCGCGTCGCGTCCCGAAACTCTCGCCGTGCTCCGCGGCAGCGGCCGCACCGAGGGCCTGACCCACGCGGGCATGACGCGGCGCGTGGTCGCGGTGATCGAGGTGGCGCTGGCATTTGTGCTGCTGATCGGGTCGGGCCTGATGTTCCGTAGTTTTCGCGACCTGGAGCACACGAACCCGGGGTTCGATCCGCAGGGATTGCTGACGTTCCAGATCCTGGGCGGCAGGGGCGGCAATCCCGCCGCGCGCGCCGCCGAAGTGCGCCAAACCGAGCAGGCACTGGAGGCGATTCCCGGCGTCCAAAGCGTCTCCGCCGCGCGCCCGCTGCCGCTGGCCGGCGGGTTTAGCCCGATTCGCTGGGGCAACCTCGATGCGGGCCAAAATGCCAGCCTGTATCAGGCCACCGACTTTCAATTTGTGCTGCCCGGCTACTTCGAAGCCATGCACATACCGTTGCTCGCCGGCCGTACCTTTACCGAAGCCGACAACCAGCCCGGTCGCAACGTTGTGGTCGTAGACCAGGAACTGGCGCACAAAGCGTTTCCGCGTGGCGATGCCATCGGAAAACAAATTTTAATTCGGGTCGCCACGCCCCAGCCCGTCCCCGTCGAAATCATTGGCGTCGTCGCCCACACGCGCGACGAGTCGCTCGCAGTGCCCGGCCGCGAACAGGTGTATTTCACCGACGCCTATGTGGGCTCAGGGGTCGTTAATAATTGGGTGATCCGCGGCACCGGGAATGTGGCGGGCCTAAGCAACGAAGTGCGCGCCACAATCAAACGCCTGAACCCTAATGTACTCGTGACCGGGATTCAGCCGATGGATGCGCTGGTGGCCACAATGCAATCCAGCACGCGTTTCTCACTGCTGCTGATCGGTGTTTTCGCGGTCATCGCGCTGCTGCTCGCTGCGGTCGGTCTCTACGGCGTGCTGGCCACCGCGGTACGGCAACGAACCGCTGAATTCGGCGTGCGCATGGCTCTCGGCTCCGAGCCCGGCGGCATCTTCCGGCTGGTCGTGGGGCAGGGACTGCGCCTGACGGTGACCGGCATCATCGCGGGGCTGGTGGCCGCCGTGGCGCTCACCCGCCTGATCGGCAGTCTGCTCGTTGGTGTTACGCCGACCGATCCGGCAACGTTTGCCGCGATGGTGGTGCTGTTTTTCGTGATTGCCGCCCTCGCTTCGTGGCTGCCAGCCTGGCGCGCCTCGCGGCTCGACCCGAACGCCGCCCTGCGCGAGCAGTAA
- a CDS encoding carboxymuconolactone decarboxylase family protein: MEKSLYPEATPEIGKAREAAAPEMLAAWRVFSRQTYADGALPGKTKQLIAVAVAHVTQCPYCIRHHTAAALTAGATEPEIMEAIWVAAEMRAGAAVAHSALALDEIQRRRPVSR, from the coding sequence ATGGAAAAATCACTCTATCCGGAAGCAACGCCGGAAATTGGCAAGGCCCGCGAAGCCGCAGCGCCCGAGATGTTGGCCGCGTGGCGCGTCTTCAGCCGCCAGACCTACGCCGATGGCGCCCTGCCCGGCAAGACCAAGCAGTTGATCGCGGTGGCTGTGGCGCACGTCACCCAGTGTCCCTATTGCATTCGTCACCACACCGCGGCCGCCCTGACGGCTGGCGCCACCGAGCCGGAAATCATGGAGGCCATCTGGGTCGCCGCCGAGATGCGGGCGGGCGCGGCGGTGGCGCACTCCGCTCTGGCTTTGGATGAAATCCAGCGGCGCCGGCCCGTCTCCCGGTAA
- a CDS encoding SET domain-containing protein, which produces MSAGGPQRLRKPATLGVTNVRCATEFVCVALRVYEAFMKTESFLRVARSGGRARVDAGQSFQPGEVLLVLQGKVAEQPDRYSVQIGVDKHLMPDGEGCVWMFLNHSCEPNAAVMGRKLVAIRAITSGEEVTFNYNCNEYAMDSPFRCRCGHCGGVQVRGYRYLSAAERVKLAPYVAAHVRREQPEATGATLATHA; this is translated from the coding sequence ATGAGCGCGGGAGGACCGCAAAGGTTACGAAAACCAGCTACACTGGGAGTAACAAACGTGCGCTGCGCCACGGAATTCGTGTGCGTGGCGCTTCGCGTATACGAGGCATTCATGAAAACCGAATCATTCCTGCGGGTAGCACGAAGCGGAGGCAGGGCGCGCGTGGACGCAGGGCAATCGTTTCAACCGGGCGAAGTCCTGCTGGTCCTCCAGGGCAAGGTAGCGGAGCAACCCGACCGCTATTCGGTCCAGATCGGGGTGGACAAGCACTTAATGCCCGACGGCGAGGGCTGCGTCTGGATGTTCCTGAATCACTCCTGTGAGCCCAATGCAGCGGTAATGGGACGGAAACTGGTGGCCATCCGGGCGATTACCAGCGGCGAAGAGGTCACGTTCAACTACAACTGCAACGAATATGCGATGGATTCGCCCTTCCGCTGCCGCTGTGGGCATTGCGGGGGCGTACAGGTTCGCGGCTACCGGTATTTGAGCGCGGCCGAGCGCGTGAAGCTGGCGCCGTACGTGGCCGCGCACGTGCGCCGGGAGCAGCCCGAAGCGACCGGGGCCACTCTGGCTACCCATGCCTGA
- a CDS encoding amino acid adenylation domain-containing protein, with protein MPDQEPRLLHDIFNRIADQHGDRIAVETPPEEAGGNRVSVTYRELREQATALAARIADCAGADEIVAVLLARNDPCLYAAQLGVLQAGAAFTCLDPAFPDAHIAAVAGNAAAIITDAGGRERLARLSTSLPPIVAVEGEGGPAVIRPRKEASERNLAYVIYTSGTTGKPKGVMVEHRSIVNLVLADLDYFNLQPGTRVAQCSSPAYDSSIEETWLALAAGATLVLLDDTTIRLGPDLPAWLRRERINVLCPPPTLLRAMGCQRPDKELPELELLYVGGEALPQDIADRWARGRWMENGYGPTECTVTSVRAQVRPGEEVVIGRPVANCTAVVLNEAGEEAPEGEAGELCLGGACLARGYRDLPELTAEKFIEHVQFGRIYRTGDRARRRADGMLECLGRIDAQTKLRGYRIELEAIEAVLGRCAGVRAAACKIQGNTIAAFLVPEKAGVPPAAQALRQAVAAELPAYMVPGRFAFLSALPTTAGGKLDRAQLPDAEIAAGGSKQTVQPGNARERAAAEAFAAALQQPEGVGLDEDFFLDLGGDSLTAVDCIVRLRTDGWKATVRDLYAARSVAALARRMTAAEPGDTVEPAVSGEAPAPGATVGPVLCTLMQAVWILAELVVVSALGYWAMFTALPWLFERWPLWEGLLLAGVASAAGALLYVPLSVWATAGVKKLLIGAYRPLRTPMWSGYYLRHWMVTQAARNIPWGMLQGTSVQAWALRRLGARVGQRVYIHRGVTLARGGWDLLSIGNGATLCQGAELGLADLEAGELEIGSITIGADATLETRAGMDPGTSVGDGASLGPLSWLPAGSGVPAGERWEGTPAGRVGRTGEAPEVTGGELPPFAHAVLVMAGRTARVLASALPLVIVAALLPAADATRLTDWIYAPRFDAPWIAAAVGIAAVALVLTLAARALAARWLGRLPRGPVSLWSWSAIRLHATGRLLEESGRWLAGTLFWPLWLRAAGMGVGRRCEISSILDVVPAAVTVGDACFFADGIYLAGPRRHRGTLTIPRTYLRARTFIGNHAVIPAGYEWPEAMFIGVATVPDAAQVRPDTAWFGQPPMELPRRPAVVDPRFSVAPGPLRFATRVFWEVARFGLPALPLLLAAGWVAALDSVSGGAWLLACGISPALSVAMALAAMAAVCAAKWGLLGRVKPGTRQFWSCWCGRWDILYMAWEYWGQPVLAPLEGTLLLNQFLRRMGMRIGRRVALGPGFAQVVDPDMLHFEDGATVNGNMQSHTFEDRLLKMDTVRVGRRATVGDGAVVLYGASIGTGARVQPHAVMMKYDEVPPAAVFGGAPARPMEAKVTLEAMSGISS; from the coding sequence ATGCCTGATCAGGAGCCACGACTCCTTCACGACATTTTTAACCGCATTGCGGACCAGCATGGGGACCGAATCGCGGTGGAGACGCCTCCCGAGGAAGCCGGAGGCAATCGGGTTTCGGTTACCTATCGCGAGTTGCGCGAGCAGGCGACCGCACTGGCAGCGCGGATTGCGGACTGCGCGGGCGCCGATGAGATAGTCGCGGTGCTGCTGGCGCGCAACGATCCATGCCTGTACGCGGCACAACTGGGCGTTTTGCAAGCGGGTGCGGCGTTTACCTGCCTCGATCCGGCGTTTCCGGACGCCCATATTGCCGCAGTGGCTGGGAACGCGGCGGCGATTATTACGGACGCCGGCGGACGGGAGCGGCTGGCGCGGCTGAGCACGAGTCTGCCGCCCATCGTGGCGGTCGAGGGCGAAGGCGGCCCTGCGGTGATACGGCCTCGGAAGGAAGCCAGCGAGCGCAACCTTGCCTATGTGATCTACACCTCGGGGACGACGGGCAAGCCGAAAGGGGTGATGGTGGAGCACCGGTCGATTGTGAACCTGGTGCTGGCCGACCTCGATTATTTCAACTTGCAGCCGGGCACGCGGGTGGCGCAGTGCTCGTCGCCCGCGTATGACTCCTCGATCGAGGAGACCTGGCTGGCGCTGGCGGCGGGTGCGACGCTGGTTCTGCTGGACGATACGACCATCCGGCTGGGGCCGGATTTGCCGGCGTGGCTGCGGCGCGAACGGATCAACGTGCTTTGCCCCCCGCCGACGCTGCTGCGGGCCATGGGCTGCCAGCGTCCGGACAAGGAATTGCCAGAACTGGAACTGCTGTACGTCGGCGGCGAGGCGCTACCGCAGGACATCGCTGACCGCTGGGCGCGCGGACGCTGGATGGAAAACGGCTACGGGCCGACCGAATGCACGGTGACGTCGGTGCGGGCCCAGGTGCGGCCGGGCGAAGAGGTTGTTATCGGGCGGCCGGTAGCGAACTGCACGGCAGTTGTGCTGAACGAAGCCGGAGAGGAGGCGCCGGAGGGCGAGGCGGGCGAGTTGTGCCTGGGCGGCGCGTGCCTGGCGCGTGGCTACCGCGATCTGCCCGAACTTACGGCGGAGAAATTCATTGAGCACGTGCAATTCGGGCGGATTTATCGCACCGGCGACCGTGCACGCCGGCGGGCAGACGGCATGCTGGAATGCCTGGGGCGGATCGATGCGCAGACAAAGCTCCGCGGCTACCGGATCGAGCTGGAAGCCATTGAAGCCGTGCTGGGGCGCTGCGCCGGCGTGCGCGCCGCAGCCTGCAAAATACAGGGCAACACGATTGCGGCGTTCCTTGTGCCGGAAAAAGCCGGCGTGCCGCCGGCAGCCCAGGCGCTGCGGCAGGCGGTCGCGGCGGAATTACCGGCGTATATGGTTCCGGGGCGGTTCGCATTTCTGAGTGCACTACCGACGACGGCTGGGGGCAAGCTGGACCGCGCGCAACTGCCGGATGCGGAGATCGCGGCGGGCGGGTCCAAACAGACGGTGCAACCGGGGAATGCGCGGGAGCGAGCGGCGGCGGAGGCGTTTGCGGCGGCACTGCAGCAGCCCGAAGGCGTAGGCCTCGACGAGGACTTTTTTCTCGACCTGGGCGGGGATTCGCTCACCGCAGTAGATTGCATTGTGCGGCTGCGCACAGACGGCTGGAAGGCTACGGTGCGGGATCTTTACGCGGCGCGGAGCGTAGCCGCACTGGCGCGACGGATGACAGCGGCCGAGCCCGGAGATACGGTTGAGCCGGCGGTTTCGGGGGAAGCGCCTGCGCCGGGCGCGACGGTCGGGCCGGTGCTGTGCACACTCATGCAGGCGGTTTGGATTCTGGCAGAACTGGTGGTGGTCAGCGCCTTGGGCTACTGGGCCATGTTCACCGCGCTGCCGTGGTTGTTCGAGCGCTGGCCGTTGTGGGAAGGCTTACTGCTGGCGGGCGTGGCGAGCGCCGCCGGCGCGCTGCTGTATGTGCCGCTGAGTGTGTGGGCGACGGCAGGGGTGAAGAAACTGCTGATCGGCGCGTACCGGCCCTTGCGTACGCCAATGTGGAGCGGGTATTACCTGCGGCACTGGATGGTGACGCAGGCGGCGCGCAATATTCCCTGGGGCATGTTGCAGGGCACGAGCGTGCAGGCGTGGGCGTTGCGGCGGCTGGGTGCGCGCGTGGGGCAGAGGGTCTATATTCATCGCGGCGTGACCTTAGCGCGTGGCGGCTGGGATTTGTTGAGCATCGGAAATGGCGCGACGCTGTGTCAGGGAGCCGAGCTGGGGCTGGCTGATCTGGAGGCGGGTGAGCTGGAGATCGGCAGCATCACGATCGGCGCGGATGCCACGCTGGAGACGCGCGCGGGCATGGACCCGGGGACGAGCGTGGGCGATGGCGCATCGCTGGGACCGCTGAGCTGGCTGCCGGCCGGAAGCGGCGTGCCGGCAGGGGAGCGCTGGGAAGGGACGCCGGCGGGGCGGGTGGGGAGAACGGGGGAAGCCCCGGAGGTTACAGGTGGGGAGTTGCCGCCGTTTGCACATGCCGTGCTGGTAATGGCCGGCCGCACCGCAAGGGTGCTGGCCAGCGCATTACCGCTGGTGATCGTCGCGGCGCTGCTGCCGGCGGCAGACGCCACGCGGCTGACGGACTGGATTTATGCGCCGCGCTTCGATGCGCCGTGGATTGCGGCAGCGGTAGGCATCGCAGCCGTGGCGCTGGTGCTAACGCTAGCGGCGCGCGCGCTGGCGGCACGGTGGCTGGGACGGCTGCCGCGTGGTCCGGTGAGCCTCTGGAGTTGGAGTGCGATCCGGCTGCATGCGACCGGACGGCTGCTCGAAGAGTCAGGACGATGGCTGGCGGGGACTCTCTTCTGGCCGCTGTGGCTGCGAGCGGCGGGGATGGGCGTGGGGCGGCGCTGCGAGATCAGCTCCATCCTCGATGTCGTGCCCGCAGCCGTGACGGTAGGCGATGCGTGCTTTTTCGCCGATGGCATTTATCTGGCGGGTCCGCGGCGGCATCGCGGCACGCTGACGATTCCGCGAACCTATCTGAGGGCGCGAACCTTCATCGGCAACCACGCCGTGATTCCTGCCGGTTACGAGTGGCCGGAGGCGATGTTTATCGGCGTGGCGACGGTGCCGGATGCGGCGCAGGTACGGCCGGACACAGCCTGGTTCGGGCAGCCGCCGATGGAGCTGCCGCGGCGCCCAGCGGTCGTCGACCCGCGATTCAGCGTCGCGCCCGGGCCGCTGCGTTTTGCCACGCGCGTGTTCTGGGAGGTGGCGCGGTTCGGGCTGCCGGCGCTGCCGCTGCTGCTGGCCGCGGGATGGGTTGCGGCCCTGGACAGCGTGAGTGGCGGGGCATGGCTGCTGGCATGTGGAATTTCGCCGGCACTGTCGGTGGCGATGGCGCTCGCGGCGATGGCGGCCGTGTGCGCGGCGAAGTGGGGATTGCTGGGGCGCGTGAAACCGGGCACGCGGCAGTTCTGGTCGTGTTGGTGCGGCCGCTGGGACATTCTTTACATGGCTTGGGAGTATTGGGGCCAGCCAGTGCTGGCGCCGCTCGAAGGAACGCTGCTGCTAAACCAGTTCCTGCGGCGGATGGGCATGCGGATCGGACGGCGGGTGGCGCTCGGACCGGGCTTTGCGCAGGTCGTGGATCCCGACATGTTGCATTTTGAGGACGGCGCGACCGTGAACGGCAATATGCAGTCGCATACGTTCGAGGACCGGCTGCTCAAGATGGACACCGTCCGGGTGGGGCGCCGCGCGACCGTGGGCGACGGCGCGGTGGTGCTCTATGGCGCGAGCATCGGCACGGGGGCGCGGGTGCAGCCCCACGCGGTCATGATGAAGTACGACGAAGTGCCTCCGGCCGCGGTCTTCGGCGGCGCTCCGGCGCGGCCGATGGAAGCCAAGGTTACTCTCGAGGCCATGTCGGGCATCTCATCCTAG
- a CDS encoding transcription elongation factor, translating into MPNKTTVRKAKQNLRAGKKPSTAAGEFVHQEIEHVRHGQHGARSPQQAIAIGLNEARRAGIPLKPPKRGKTSDKTRQSAERAYKEGQSQPGKKASLKRSRARERALQREPKNTASHKALSKQARSAALRRKKAA; encoded by the coding sequence ATGCCAAACAAAACCACCGTTCGCAAAGCTAAGCAGAACCTGCGCGCGGGTAAAAAGCCCTCGACCGCGGCGGGCGAGTTCGTGCATCAGGAAATCGAGCACGTGCGCCACGGCCAGCACGGTGCGCGCTCGCCCCAGCAGGCCATCGCCATTGGACTGAACGAAGCGCGCCGCGCCGGCATTCCGCTGAAACCGCCGAAACGCGGCAAAACGTCGGACAAAACGCGCCAGAGCGCCGAGCGCGCCTACAAGGAAGGCCAGAGCCAGCCCGGTAAGAAGGCGTCGCTCAAGCGATCGCGGGCGCGCGAGCGTGCGCTGCAACGCGAGCCCAAAAACACGGCCTCGCACAAGGCCCTCTCGAAGCAGGCGCGCTCGGCCGCACTTCGGCGCAAAAAGGCTGCCTGA